A genomic window from Brachyspira sp. SAP_772 includes:
- a CDS encoding phosphoenolpyruvate carboxykinase (GTP) produces MRLEDLKHEKLKAWIKEVADMCEPKDIYVCDGSKEEYDSCMQGLVDLGLAHPLTKRPHSHSFRSDPSDVARVEDRTYISYPNKEDAGPTNNWMSPDELKSTMKGLYKGCMKNRTMYVIPFSMGPVGSPIAKIGVELTDSAYVVCNMHIMTRVGTKVLDVLGTDGEFIPCLHSVGAPLADGEKDTKWPCAPIEKKYISHFPDENLIWSYGSGYGGNALLGKKCFALRIASAMARREGWMAEHMLILRLTNPEGKRFHIAAAFPSACGKTNLAMLQPTIPGWKCETIGDDIAWMKINPEDGRLYAINPEAGFFGVAPGTSYDSNPMAMDSIKENTIFTNCVETDDGDVWWEGMGPAPKHGKDWKGNDWTPESGEKGAHPNARFTAPARQCPVICKDWEDPKGVPIDIFIFGGRRASVMPLVHESYSWDHGVFMGSTAASETTAANIGAAGQLRFDPFAMLPFAGYNMGDYMNHWLEMGDKLGDKAPRIFYVNWFRKDADGKWLWPGFGDNSRVLKWMCERVEGKIDAVDTPIGKMPKDGDLDLKGLDIPEADFKELMRVDVEAWKDQANQIEAHYAKFGSRLPERLKKQLEELRARLSK; encoded by the coding sequence GCTGTATGCAAGGGCTTGTTGATTTAGGTTTAGCTCATCCATTAACAAAAAGACCGCATAGCCATTCATTTAGAAGTGACCCTTCTGACGTGGCTCGTGTTGAAGACAGAACTTATATTAGTTATCCTAATAAAGAAGATGCAGGTCCTACTAACAACTGGATGTCTCCAGATGAATTAAAAAGCACTATGAAAGGTTTATATAAAGGTTGTATGAAAAATAGAACTATGTATGTTATTCCTTTCTCTATGGGTCCTGTTGGTTCTCCTATAGCTAAAATTGGTGTTGAGCTTACTGACAGTGCTTATGTTGTATGTAACATGCATATAATGACTAGAGTTGGTACTAAAGTATTAGATGTATTAGGTACTGATGGTGAGTTTATACCTTGTTTACATTCTGTAGGTGCTCCTCTTGCTGATGGTGAAAAAGACACTAAATGGCCTTGTGCACCAATAGAGAAAAAATATATTTCTCATTTCCCTGATGAAAACTTAATATGGTCTTATGGTTCTGGTTACGGCGGAAACGCTTTACTTGGTAAAAAATGTTTTGCTTTACGTATTGCTTCTGCTATGGCTAGAAGAGAAGGTTGGATGGCAGAACATATGCTTATTTTACGCCTAACTAATCCTGAAGGTAAAAGATTCCACATTGCTGCTGCATTCCCTAGTGCTTGCGGTAAAACTAACCTTGCTATGTTACAGCCTACAATTCCTGGTTGGAAATGTGAAACTATAGGTGACGATATTGCTTGGATGAAAATAAATCCTGAAGACGGAAGACTTTATGCTATTAACCCAGAAGCTGGTTTCTTTGGTGTAGCTCCCGGTACTTCTTATGATTCTAACCCTATGGCTATGGATTCAATAAAAGAAAACACTATATTCACTAACTGTGTAGAAACAGATGACGGTGATGTATGGTGGGAAGGTATGGGACCTGCTCCTAAACATGGTAAAGACTGGAAAGGTAATGACTGGACTCCAGAAAGCGGAGAGAAAGGTGCTCACCCTAATGCTAGATTTACAGCTCCTGCTAGACAATGTCCTGTTATATGTAAAGACTGGGAAGACCCTAAAGGTGTGCCTATAGATATATTTATCTTTGGTGGAAGAAGAGCTTCTGTTATGCCATTAGTACATGAATCTTACAGCTGGGATCATGGTGTATTTATGGGTTCTACTGCTGCTAGTGAAACTACTGCTGCTAACATTGGTGCTGCTGGTCAGTTAAGATTTGACCCATTTGCTATGCTTCCTTTTGCTGGTTACAATATGGGCGATTATATGAACCACTGGCTTGAAATGGGAGATAAATTAGGCGATAAAGCTCCTAGAATCTTCTATGTAAACTGGTTTAGAAAAGATGCTGACGGTAAATGGTTATGGCCTGGATTTGGTGATAACTCAAGAGTCTTAAAATGGATGTGTGAAAGAGTTGAAGGTAAAATTGATGCTGTTGACACTCCTATAGGTAAAATGCCTAAAGATGGTGATTTAGACCTTAAAGGTTTAGATATTCCTGAAGCTGATTTCAAAGAGCTTATGAGAGTAGATGTTGAGGCTTGGAAAGATCAAGCTAATCAGATTGAAGCTCATTATGCTAAATTTGG